The segment CCTCCGCGAGCGCGAGCAGGTAGCCCGGAAGCCGCTGGCCGCGCGCATCCGTGGCGAGGAAGGACTCCAGTTCCTCGGAGTGTTGCCCCAGCAGGGTGGCGGCCTTGCGCAGGCCGGACAGGCGCGAGTGACGCAGCTGCTCGTTGAGGATGCCCGCCGAGATGTTGACGCTGTTGAGGGTGTTGCCCACGTTGTGCAGCACGCCGGTGGCGACCTCGGCCATGCCCGCGTAGCGAGAGACATCCACCAGGCTGCGGTGCATCTCACCCAGCCGGGCCTCCGCCAGCTTGCGCGCCGTGATGTCCCGCGCGGAGACGGTCAGCCCCATCACGCGGCCTTGCTCCCCCACGATGGGGCTGATGGAGATGTCCAGGACGACGTGGACGGGGTCCTCCAAGGGCTCCTCCGAGTGCTCCTCCTGCTCGAAGCGCAGGCGCTCCCCCGCGAGCACCCGGTTGAACCGCGGGTCCCATTGCAACTGGAGCTCTGGAGTGCGTGGGAAGCAGAAGCGCCGTCCGGGAACGAGTTCCTGTCCCTGCATCCGCCGGTAGAACTGGCGCATCGCCGTGTTGGCGGTGATGACCCGCAGCTGGGTGTCGAGTGAGAACACCAGGTCATCGGAACTCTCGATGAGGCTGCTCAATTTGCCCTCGCTCTCGCGCAGGGTCGCCAGGGTCCGCTCGAGCGCGTCGTGGGCGGTGTCACGCGAGGTGCTGTGCAGCGTGCTCAGCACCCACGAGCCCAGGAGGGAGACGGCCGCGGAGGCGCACATGACCGTGAACTCATCCAAGGGGATGGCCGTGAGACCAGGGGTGAAGCGCACCCGGTACATCGGATGGAGGAGGCCCAGACACACGGCGAGACAGCCCGTGACGAAGAGACCCAGGCGGGGTCCCAACAGATACACCGCGAACGCGGGAATCAGCATGCTCGAGGCGTGGAACCCCCCTTCGGGATGGGAGCTCAGGAAGATGGACACCACGTAGCTCACCACCATGGACAGGCACATGAACATCGCCGGCACGGTCAAGGAGCGGGCCCTGCGCGCCAGCAGCAGCGTCGCGGCGTAGCACCCGCTCAAGAGGAGCGTGGGGACCTCCGCGGCAGTGAAGGGCACGAGCAGCAGGTACGACACCCCGAACGGGAGCGCGAACAGGCAGGCGGCGATCAACACCCGCTGGCGGTGCAACTCCGAGGGGGGGGCCTTGCGCAGCGCATCCGAGAGGAACGCGTCCAGCAGGGAGGTGAGCCAGAGGTACCCCACTCGCGTCCCCCCTTGCCCCGATGACGTGGATGAACCGGAGCCTACGTGCTTCGAATCGGATGTGCTCGCCATGTTGATGTCGCGCTCGCCGCGAACCCCCCGTCAGAGGATAGCGCATGGACATGTCCAGCAGTGGACAGAGCCAGGCCAGCCTGCCATCGCTCGTCTGGTCCATACCAAGGGGGATGGGGGGAGCACCGTTGAGGCCCCTCGTCGAGACGGAGTCACCGCTCCTCGGAGGGACGAGGGGTCCGCGGGTGGCACGCAGAATGTGGGCCGTCAGCCGCCATGACGACGTGGTGGCGGTCCTCGAGGACACCCGGCGCTTCTCGTCGGTGGGGCTCGGCCGGAGCTTCCTGCCGCCCTGGTTGGAGCGAAACCCCGTGGCCGCCTCGCTGGTGATGAAGAATCCGCCCGAGCACACCCGGCTGCGCGGCCTCGTGAGCAGGGCCTTCAGCGGGGCCGCCCTCCAGCGGCTGGAGGCCCGGGTTCGCGCCATCGCGGAGGAGTTCGCCGAGGCGGTGGTGCGGCGGCGCGAAGTGGACTTCGTCGCCGCGTTCTCCCTGCGGCTGCCGGTGCGGGTGCTCAACCTCTTCTTCGGCCTGGAGCCGGAGCTGTGGCCGCGCATGCGCGTCTGGGCGGATGATCTGCTCAGCGTTCCCGCGTGCCACCCCACTCCCGAGCGCGGGGAGGGATTGGAGGCGGCAGGAGGTGTCCTGGTCCCAGTCGTACATCGCGCGAGGCCCCCTGAGCCTGCCGGTGCACTTCGACCCCCGCGCCGGAACGTAAAGCGCGAAAACGGGGGAGATCGCCGGGCCGTTGCCCGATGCACGGTTTGGATCCAGAACTGTTGGATCATGCCTCCCTCATTGGAATTCCCGGAAACAGAGAAGGACGAGTTGCGGGAATTCAGGCACTGTTTGTTTGCGCCTGATCCGCTTTTGACGGTAGAGGGGGGGATTGAGCCGATGGCAGAGCAGAGGAGAGATGCACGCCCGTGTTGGCATGTCGTATGCGCGGCGCTCACCGCACGAGCGGCCCTGAAGCCGCAGCACGACAGCGCGCCTCCCTGCTTTCCGCCAGGAATGTATCGACCCGATACGGAGAATCCATGAGTCACGCGAAGCCGACCCTCGCCACGCGACGGTTGGGGTACATGCGGCTGTCCGCCGTCGCCACCGGGCTGATCGCCGCCCTCGCATCCGCCCAACCCAAGGGCCTGGTGAGCTTCGAATT is part of the Cystobacter fuscus DSM 2262 genome and harbors:
- a CDS encoding ATP-binding protein; translated protein: MGYLWLTSLLDAFLSDALRKAPPSELHRQRVLIAACLFALPFGVSYLLLVPFTAAEVPTLLLSGCYAATLLLARRARSLTVPAMFMCLSMVVSYVVSIFLSSHPEGGFHASSMLIPAFAVYLLGPRLGLFVTGCLAVCLGLLHPMYRVRFTPGLTAIPLDEFTVMCASAAVSLLGSWVLSTLHSTSRDTAHDALERTLATLRESEGKLSSLIESSDDLVFSLDTQLRVITANTAMRQFYRRMQGQELVPGRRFCFPRTPELQLQWDPRFNRVLAGERLRFEQEEHSEEPLEDPVHVVLDISISPIVGEQGRVMGLTVSARDITARKLAEARLGEMHRSLVDVSRYAGMAEVATGVLHNVGNTLNSVNISAGILNEQLRHSRLSGLRKAATLLGQHSEELESFLATDARGQRLPGYLLALAEELEKEREVLRHEVGALSEGIEHIKSIVVMQQQYARAGGVLERLPVPQLIEEALRLHAGSIERQGIHLVREYADVPPILVDRHNLLQILVNLLSNARHALMESKISDKRLRIRIRLGGGGDQLVIEFSDNGVGIAPEHLARLFSQGFTTKKHGHGFGLHISALAATEMHGRLSCSSTGLGHGATFTLVLPVEGPRENQRPSHSLELS
- a CDS encoding cytochrome P450, encoding MAVLEDTRRFSSVGLGRSFLPPWLERNPVAASLVMKNPPEHTRLRGLVSRAFSGAALQRLEARVRAIAEEFAEAVVRRREVDFVAAFSLRLPVRVLNLFFGLEPELWPRMRVWADDLLSVPACHPTPERGEGLEAAGGVLVPVVHRARPPEPAGALRPPRRNVKRENGGDRRAVARCTVWIQNCWIMPPSLEFPETEKDELREFRHCLFAPDPLLTVEGGIEPMAEQRRDARPCWHVVCAALTARAALKPQHDSAPPCFPPGMYRPDTENP